One segment of Variovorax sp. V93 DNA contains the following:
- a CDS encoding alpha/beta fold hydrolase, with the protein MNDIITIGDMQVRVAGHGPALVFCHGYTTTGEFWREQIAPFSRDHQLVVLDLPGHGRSASPATRRYTIDAFVDDLVLLFDKLRLDDAILVGLSMGGTIAQRFALTHGSRLRALVLVGATPHGLGPDVEVKNVLQAIDSLGVAAASQAVIDRSFGSAASAELLAFAREQVAQTPEFVAREAIISLNEADSRAQLARLALPTLVVCGDEDAITPPAESHALAAGIPGAILQLVAGAAHFPMLEQPQRFNAILRDFIACVDNWSGA; encoded by the coding sequence ATGAACGACATTATTACTATCGGAGACATGCAAGTACGTGTGGCGGGCCACGGTCCGGCCCTCGTGTTCTGCCACGGCTACACCACGACCGGCGAGTTCTGGCGCGAGCAGATCGCCCCGTTCTCGCGTGACCACCAATTGGTGGTCCTCGATCTGCCGGGGCACGGCCGCTCGGCATCCCCGGCCACGCGCCGCTACACGATCGATGCTTTCGTCGATGACCTCGTACTGCTGTTCGACAAACTGCGTCTCGACGATGCCATTCTCGTTGGGCTATCGATGGGCGGCACGATCGCTCAGCGCTTCGCACTCACGCACGGAAGCCGCTTGCGCGCATTGGTGCTGGTGGGCGCCACGCCCCATGGACTCGGCCCGGACGTAGAGGTGAAGAATGTGCTGCAGGCCATCGACAGCCTGGGCGTGGCAGCGGCGAGCCAGGCAGTGATCGACCGCTCGTTCGGCTCCGCCGCCTCGGCCGAGCTGTTGGCGTTCGCGCGCGAACAGGTGGCGCAGACGCCAGAGTTCGTCGCCCGTGAAGCCATCATCTCGCTCAACGAGGCCGACAGCCGCGCGCAACTCGCGCGCTTGGCCTTGCCGACGCTCGTCGTCTGTGGCGACGAGGATGCCATCACGCCGCCCGCCGAGTCCCATGCGCTCGCCGCCGGCATCCCCGGCGCGATACTGCAACTCGTCGCTGGTGCCGCGCACTTCCCGATGCTCGAGCAGCCCCAGCGCTTCAATGCCATCTTGCGCGACTTCATCGCTTGCGTCGACAACTGGAGCGGCGCCTGA